Below is a window of Pseudomonas eucalypticola DNA.
ATGTCCAGACACAAGAAAGCCCGCACGAGGCGGGCTTCTTGAGGTGATTCATAGACTGCTGTAGACATCTATGGATCGGCACTTGGTGGCTACACAGGGACTTGAACCCCGGACCCCAGCATTATGAATGCTATGCTCTAACCAACTGAGCTATGTAGCCAAGATGGCGCGCATTATTCCCTCAGAACGAAGATGCGTCAAGCATCTTTTTGAAATTTTTTTACGCCTGATCAAAAGCTTAGCCCAAAACGCACAAATGGCCACCGCCGGAGCGCGTGCGACAGGGTGGCTTCAGCCCCGGGGTCAGACATAATTTGTTTCATTGTTAGCAATCGCGCATAGAAAAATGGCACATTAGCGATTCCTTGCGCTGGCCGTGCACCCGTATGCGGCACGCTGAACAGCGTTCCTCCCTGTTGTCCGGAAGACTGCTCCATGGCCCTCACCAACATTCAACCCAGCGCTACCGCGGCTACCGCAGCGCCGCCCCAGACCAGCCCGCTGGTGATGCGCATCATCGGCGCCTGCGCACTGGCGCATCTGATCAATGACCTGATCCAGTCGGTGCTGCCGTCGATCTACCCGATGCTCAAGGCCAACTATGGCCTGAGCTTCACCCAGATTGGCCTGATTACCCTGACGTTCCAGATCACTGCCTCGCTGTTGCAGCCGTGGGTGGGTTTTTACACCGACCGTCATCCCAAGCCCAACCTGTTGCCCCTGGGCACTATCTGCACCCTGGTGGGCATCGTCATGCTGGCGTTCGTTGGCAGCTTCCCGATGATCCTGCTGGCGTCGGCGCTGGTAGGCATCGGCTCTTCGACCTTCCACCCGGAGACCTCGCGTATCGCCCGTCTGGCCTCCGGTGGCCGTTATGGACTGGCGCAATCCACCTTCCAGGTAGGCGGCAACGCCGGCTCGGCGTTCGGCCCGCTGCTGGCGGCGGCGTTGATCATTCCGTTCGGGCAGGGCAACGTGGCGCTGTTCGGCATTTTCGCGTTGTTCGCCCTGGGCGTGACCTGGGGGCTGAGCCGCTGGTACAAGGAACACCTGAACCTGTTCAAGGCCAAGAAGGGTGGCCAGGCCACTCATGGCCTGTCTCGGCGCCGGGTCACGTGGGCACTGGTGGTGCTCGGCCTGCTCGTGTTCTCCAAGTACTTCTACATGGCCAGCTTCACCAGCTACTTCACCTTCTACCTGATCGAGAAATTCCACCTGTCGGTCGCCAGCTCCCAGATGCATCTGTTCCTGTTCCTGGGCGCAGTCGCGGCAGGCACGTTCTTCGGGGGCCCCATCGGCGACAAGATCGGCCGCAAGGCAGTGATCTGGTTCTCGATCCTGGGCGTGGCGCCGTTCACCCTGGCGCTGCCTTACGTGGACCTGTTCTGGACCACGGTGCTGAGCATCGTTATCGGGTTCATCCTGGCGTCGGCGTTCTCGGCCATCGTCGTGTATGCCCAGGAACTGGTGCCCGGCAACGTCGGCATGATCGCCGGCGTGTTCTTCGGGCTGATGTTCGGCTTCGGCGGTATCGGCGCGGCGCTGCTCGGGCATCTGGCCGACATTCGCGGTATCGAATACGTGTACGGGCTGTGTTCGTTCCTGCCGTTGTTCGGCATATTGACGATTCTATTGCCCAATACTCGCAAGGTGTAAGCCAACAGCAAGCCCGCATGAAGCGGGCTTGCTGTCAGACAGCTTGCGCAGCTTTCCAGGCAGTGAATTCTGACAGACGCAACCCATAGCGTGCCAACACGCCTTCATGCAACCTGCGAAGCTCTTCGATGATCAAGGCTTGCACATTCGGCTGCTCTGGCGTCGGCACGCTGGCCATGACATGCCGCTCAATGATTGCCACAGCATCTTCGCCAGGGGCGACTACCACGTCTCGGATGGTTTGCTTGATCAAGTTG
It encodes the following:
- a CDS encoding MFS transporter, encoding MALTNIQPSATAATAAPPQTSPLVMRIIGACALAHLINDLIQSVLPSIYPMLKANYGLSFTQIGLITLTFQITASLLQPWVGFYTDRHPKPNLLPLGTICTLVGIVMLAFVGSFPMILLASALVGIGSSTFHPETSRIARLASGGRYGLAQSTFQVGGNAGSAFGPLLAAALIIPFGQGNVALFGIFALFALGVTWGLSRWYKEHLNLFKAKKGGQATHGLSRRRVTWALVVLGLLVFSKYFYMASFTSYFTFYLIEKFHLSVASSQMHLFLFLGAVAAGTFFGGPIGDKIGRKAVIWFSILGVAPFTLALPYVDLFWTTVLSIVIGFILASAFSAIVVYAQELVPGNVGMIAGVFFGLMFGFGGIGAALLGHLADIRGIEYVYGLCSFLPLFGILTILLPNTRKV